In Magnetospirillum sp. XM-1, a single window of DNA contains:
- the mnmA gene encoding tRNA 2-thiouridine(34) synthase MnmA, with protein sequence MNTLDIDKPASATRVVVAMSGGVDSSATAALLKEQGYDVVGVTLQLYDLAASGIEPGACRPNTCCAGKDIHDARAVADALGIPHYVLDFEETFRKDVIERFAQTYLAARTPVPCIECNRTVKFRDLLGVARDLGADALATGHYIRRRSGPRGPEMWTGRDPNRDQSYFLFATTRAQLDFLRFPLGDMAGKDETRAIAARHNLPVAAKRDSQDICFVPDGDYAALVTRLHPDAARPGEIVDTAGNVLGRHPGLIHYTIGQRKGLGLGGGPPLYVVALEPETARVVVGGRQDLNCLTIQVEGVNWLGDDERELRVAVKVRSTRPPAPALLRRLDGDCALVILDEPEQGVAPGQACVFYQGERVLGGGWICRARES encoded by the coding sequence ATGAACACTCTGGACATCGACAAGCCCGCTTCGGCCACCCGCGTGGTGGTCGCCATGTCGGGCGGCGTGGATTCGTCGGCGACGGCGGCCTTGCTGAAGGAGCAGGGCTACGACGTGGTGGGCGTCACGCTGCAGCTCTACGACCTGGCCGCCAGCGGCATAGAGCCCGGCGCCTGCCGTCCCAACACCTGCTGCGCCGGCAAGGACATCCATGACGCCCGCGCCGTGGCCGACGCGCTGGGGATTCCCCATTACGTGCTGGATTTCGAGGAGACCTTCCGCAAGGACGTGATCGAGCGCTTCGCCCAGACCTATCTGGCGGCGCGCACGCCGGTGCCCTGTATCGAGTGCAACCGCACGGTCAAGTTCCGCGACCTGCTGGGCGTGGCCAGGGATCTGGGCGCCGACGCCCTGGCCACCGGCCATTACATCCGCCGCCGCTCCGGCCCCCGGGGCCCTGAGATGTGGACCGGGCGCGACCCCAATCGCGACCAGAGCTATTTCCTGTTCGCCACCACCAGGGCCCAACTGGACTTCCTGCGCTTTCCGTTGGGCGACATGGCGGGCAAGGACGAGACGCGGGCCATCGCGGCGCGCCACAACCTGCCGGTGGCGGCCAAGCGCGACAGCCAGGACATCTGCTTCGTGCCCGACGGCGACTACGCCGCCCTGGTCACCCGCCTGCACCCGGACGCGGCCCGGCCGGGCGAGATCGTCGACACCGCGGGTAATGTGCTGGGCCGCCATCCCGGCCTGATCCACTACACCATCGGCCAGCGCAAGGGCCTGGGCCTGGGCGGCGGCCCGCCGCTCTACGTGGTGGCGCTGGAGCCCGAAACCGCCCGCGTGGTGGTGGGAGGCCGCCAGGACCTGAATTGCCTGACGATCCAGGTGGAGGGCGTCAACTGGCTGGGCGACGACGAGAGGGAACTGCGCGTCGCGGTCAAGGTCCGCTCCACCCGCCCGCCCGCCCCGGCCTTGCTGCGCCGCCTGGACGGCGATTGCGCCCTGGTGATTCTCGACGAGCCCGAGCAGGGTGTCGCCCCCGGCCAGGCCTGCGTTTTCTACCAGGGGGAACGGGTCCTGGGCGGCGGCTGGATTTGCCGTGCGCGAGAGTCTTGA
- a CDS encoding methyltransferase domain-containing protein — MAPKKKSASSRKLNLGCGRDVREGWINLDAMALPGVDVVADLSKCATTPLPFEGSSIDEFLLSHLLEHIPEPLPLMQELWRVAKPGAKMQIRVPHGAHDDAWTDPTHVKPYFARSFGYFSQPWYWRADYGYRGDWQPELITYSVARRRFNGMMPQQVLEQIDALRNVVSEMIVDLVAVKPLRQPKKELMQAANIKIALVE, encoded by the coding sequence ATGGCCCCCAAGAAGAAGTCCGCCTCGTCCAGGAAGCTCAACCTCGGCTGCGGCCGCGACGTGCGCGAGGGCTGGATCAACCTGGATGCCATGGCCCTGCCCGGCGTCGACGTGGTCGCCGACCTGTCGAAATGCGCCACCACGCCGCTGCCCTTCGAGGGTTCGAGCATCGACGAGTTCCTGCTGTCCCATCTGCTGGAACACATCCCCGAGCCCCTGCCCCTGATGCAGGAATTGTGGCGCGTCGCCAAGCCCGGCGCCAAGATGCAGATCAGGGTCCCCCACGGCGCCCATGACGACGCCTGGACCGACCCCACCCACGTGAAGCCCTATTTCGCCCGCAGCTTCGGCTATTTCTCCCAGCCCTGGTACTGGCGGGCCGATTACGGCTATCGCGGCGACTGGCAGCCGGAACTGATCACCTATTCCGTCGCCCGCCGGCGCTTCAACGGCATGATGCCGCAGCAGGTCCTGGAGCAGATCGACGCACTTCGCAACGTGGTCAGCGAGATGATTGTCGATCTGGTGGCGGTCAAGCCGCTGCGCCAGCCCAAGAAGGAGCTGATGCAGGCCGCCAACATCAAGATCGCCCTGGTGGAATAG
- a CDS encoding phage major capsid protein, whose translation MKLKDLMETRAKTITAMRQIADTPAGQGGELSDEQAHQFDEMRGNLARIEKEIERAEMLDEAERRMLGQTITGTGDSHLDNELRNFSLIRAIASQVPDLAGKVDCGREREMSAEMQRRSGVTAKGMMVPLNVFEQRVTTTTAPVGGPGSNLIATDHLGGQYIDLLRAKLVMRGLGARVLNGLVGNVEIPKLKQSTTSAWIAENGALSASDLEHTKVTMSPKHAGCLTEFSRNMLMQSSPDIEQLIRADFAAVLAEAIDRVAIKGGGSNEPTGILGTSGIGSVAMGTNGGAITWDKVIDLIAELETDNVEGTAFLTNTKVRKSGRKALKVSGDAAGGFIWTEPGSLAGYNAAITNLVPSDGTKGTGTNLSSMIFGNFSDLLIGYWSAFDLLVNPYEATAYAKGNVQVRGMLTMDLAVRHPESFAAITDLVT comes from the coding sequence ATGAAGCTCAAAGACCTCATGGAAACCCGCGCCAAGACCATCACCGCCATGCGCCAGATCGCCGATACCCCGGCCGGCCAGGGCGGTGAACTGTCTGACGAACAGGCCCACCAGTTCGACGAGATGCGCGGCAACCTGGCCCGTATCGAGAAGGAAATCGAACGCGCCGAAATGCTGGACGAAGCCGAGCGCCGTATGCTTGGCCAGACCATCACCGGCACCGGCGACAGCCACCTCGACAACGAGCTCCGCAACTTCTCGCTGATCCGCGCCATCGCCTCCCAGGTTCCCGACCTGGCCGGCAAGGTCGATTGCGGCCGCGAACGTGAGATGTCTGCCGAAATGCAGCGCCGCAGCGGCGTGACCGCCAAGGGCATGATGGTGCCGCTGAACGTGTTCGAACAGCGCGTCACCACCACCACCGCCCCGGTTGGCGGCCCCGGTTCCAATCTGATCGCCACCGACCATCTGGGCGGCCAGTATATCGACCTGTTGCGCGCCAAGCTGGTGATGCGCGGCCTTGGCGCTCGCGTGCTCAATGGCCTGGTCGGCAATGTCGAAATCCCCAAGCTCAAGCAGTCCACCACCTCGGCTTGGATTGCCGAGAATGGCGCCCTGTCGGCCAGCGACCTCGAGCACACCAAGGTGACGATGTCGCCGAAGCATGCCGGTTGCTTGACCGAGTTCAGCCGCAACATGCTGATGCAGTCGTCCCCCGACATCGAGCAGCTTATTCGCGCCGACTTCGCCGCGGTGCTGGCCGAGGCCATTGACCGCGTGGCGATCAAGGGCGGCGGCAGCAATGAGCCCACCGGCATCCTGGGCACCAGCGGCATCGGCAGCGTGGCCATGGGCACCAACGGCGGCGCGATCACCTGGGACAAGGTTATCGACCTGATCGCCGAATTGGAAACCGACAACGTCGAGGGCACCGCCTTCCTGACCAACACCAAGGTTCGGAAGTCTGGCCGCAAGGCTTTGAAGGTGTCCGGTGACGCGGCCGGCGGCTTCATCTGGACCGAGCCGGGCAGCCTGGCCGGCTACAATGCGGCCATCACCAATCTGGTGCCCAGCGACGGCACCAAGGGAACCGGCACCAATCTGTCGAGCATGATTTTCGGCAACTTCTCCGATCTGCTGATCGGCTACTGGTCGGCCTTCGATCTGCTCGTCAATCCCTACGAGGCGACGGCCTATGCCAAGGGCAATGTTCAGGTCCGCGGTATGCTGACCATGGACCTGGCCGTTCGGCACCCGGAATCGTTCGCCGCGATTACCGATCTGGTGACTTGA
- a CDS encoding HK97-gp10 family putative phage morphogenesis protein: MAKGYTNVGKLRRLLRRLPDDLTEHVKVAIKEAAEAVYTDAVSAVPKDSGELARAISLSTSPDGLSTRVGFSKRLSRTEWNEAGWRAKFVEFGTKGYQAAPMVISRRVKTDVPGERKSETLEVIGYIRKRANSKTTSIGMRDVPARPAQPFLAPAFERNREWAGARIREAIREAIARAAAG, from the coding sequence ATGGCCAAAGGGTACACCAACGTCGGCAAGCTGCGCCGTTTGCTGCGTCGCCTTCCTGACGATCTTACGGAACATGTGAAAGTGGCGATCAAGGAGGCCGCCGAAGCGGTTTATACCGACGCCGTATCCGCGGTCCCGAAGGATAGCGGGGAGCTTGCCCGCGCAATAAGCCTTTCGACAAGCCCCGACGGCCTCTCAACGCGGGTCGGGTTCTCAAAGAGGCTTTCCCGAACCGAATGGAACGAGGCCGGATGGCGCGCGAAATTCGTTGAATTTGGGACGAAGGGCTACCAGGCGGCCCCGATGGTCATCAGCCGACGAGTGAAGACCGATGTTCCTGGCGAGCGGAAATCCGAAACCCTGGAAGTCATCGGCTACATAAGGAAACGGGCGAATAGCAAGACGACGAGCATCGGTATGCGAGACGTGCCGGCCAGACCCGCCCAACCGTTCCTTGCGCCGGCGTTTGAAAGAAACAGGGAGTGGGCGGGCGCCCGTATCAGGGAGGCGATCCGGGAAGCTATCGCCCGTGCGGCAGCCGGCTAA
- a CDS encoding DUF599 domain-containing protein: MNPFALLPPIDTAAFAAFLVLWVGYTVIADRLTLGGHSLLAATARHRRTWMRALCDREARVADSALMGNLMRSVSFFASASILILGGLVALIGSGERAYGVVRDLPLVAPMAQGAFEAKVMLLAGVFVYAFFQITWSLRQFNYCCILLGAAPEPSAPSEAKDRFAEHASRLNALAANSFNRGLRAYYFALAMMIWFFHAGAFVAATAAVVAVLYRREFRSKTLKALNAAVPPV, translated from the coding sequence ATGAACCCCTTCGCCCTGCTGCCCCCCATCGACACCGCCGCCTTTGCGGCCTTCCTGGTACTGTGGGTGGGCTATACCGTCATCGCCGACCGCCTGACGCTGGGTGGCCACTCGCTGCTGGCCGCCACGGCCAGACACCGCCGCACCTGGATGCGGGCGCTGTGCGACCGCGAGGCCCGCGTCGCCGACAGCGCCCTGATGGGCAATCTGATGCGCAGCGTGTCGTTCTTCGCCTCGGCCTCCATCCTGATCCTCGGCGGTCTGGTGGCGCTGATCGGTTCGGGCGAGCGGGCCTACGGGGTGGTGCGCGACCTGCCCCTGGTGGCGCCCATGGCCCAGGGCGCCTTCGAGGCCAAGGTGATGCTGCTGGCCGGCGTGTTCGTCTACGCCTTCTTCCAGATCACCTGGTCGCTGCGCCAGTTCAATTACTGCTGCATCCTGCTGGGCGCCGCGCCCGAGCCCTCGGCCCCGTCCGAGGCCAAGGACCGCTTCGCCGAGCATGCGTCCCGCCTCAACGCCCTGGCCGCCAACAGCTTCAACCGGGGTTTGCGGGCCTATTACTTCGCCCTGGCCATGATGATCTGGTTCTTCCACGCCGGCGCCTTTGTCGCCGCCACGGCGGCCGTGGTGGCGGTGCTTTACCGCCGTGAGTTCCGCTCCAAGACGCTGAAGGCGCTGAACGCGGCGGTGCCGCCGGTTTGA
- a CDS encoding terminase large subunit has protein sequence MSRADRMIAFIEGLKISSGMHAGRNFLLRPWQREIIAKIYATDADGHRPVRTALLTMARKQGKSALAAALALAHLVGPESVQRGQVFSAASDRHQAGLIFRELVAFIEADPELIARCNVIRHNKSIEDMETGSIYEALSSDAHRAHGLSGNFVIADELAQWQAGGRELYQALDTGQGAHDEPLMVVISTKSADTNSVMSELVQYGREVNAGTIVDPHFAAFIYEVPEAIDDVRRLLTDESLWALANPALGDFRSLADLRKAAKMALRLPAQVPGFRCYFLNQEVDATAEPIFPRDLWDACAGQVDRSELYGKRCWGGLDMSSAGDMSAFVLFFPDTGAVIARYWLPGDGLADRVMRDRAPYDVWRDNGVLDAPPGRAVDKRSIAMAMAEAAAEFDIAGIAYDRARIKDLMKLLDDEGIDLPLVDFGQGFISMAPAIDALEEWVLKCKLRHGNNAILRWNVANAKVEIDPAGNRKITKRKSLGRVDGLVSLAMAIGLFTREPPPPTYAFTGMVLNVS, from the coding sequence TTGAGCCGTGCCGATCGCATGATCGCCTTCATCGAAGGGCTCAAGATCAGTTCGGGGATGCACGCCGGCCGCAATTTCCTGCTTCGCCCGTGGCAACGGGAGATCATCGCCAAGATTTATGCCACCGATGCCGACGGGCACCGCCCCGTGCGCACGGCGCTGCTGACCATGGCCCGGAAACAGGGCAAGTCTGCACTGGCCGCGGCCCTGGCCCTCGCCCATCTGGTCGGCCCCGAATCGGTGCAGCGTGGCCAGGTGTTCAGCGCCGCATCTGACCGCCACCAGGCCGGCCTGATCTTTCGTGAGCTTGTCGCCTTCATCGAGGCCGACCCCGAATTGATCGCCAGGTGCAACGTCATCCGGCACAACAAGAGCATCGAGGACATGGAAACCGGCAGCATTTACGAGGCGCTGTCGTCCGACGCCCACCGCGCCCATGGCCTGTCTGGCAATTTCGTCATCGCCGACGAGCTCGCGCAGTGGCAGGCCGGTGGCCGCGAACTGTACCAGGCGCTCGACACCGGCCAGGGCGCCCACGACGAACCCTTGATGGTGGTCATCTCGACCAAGAGCGCCGACACCAACAGCGTCATGTCCGAGCTTGTCCAGTATGGCCGCGAGGTGAACGCCGGCACCATCGTCGATCCCCACTTCGCCGCCTTCATCTACGAGGTTCCCGAGGCCATAGACGACGTGCGGCGCCTGCTGACCGACGAAAGCCTGTGGGCACTGGCCAACCCCGCCTTGGGGGACTTCCGGTCGCTTGCTGACCTCCGCAAGGCCGCCAAGATGGCATTGCGCCTCCCGGCCCAGGTGCCGGGGTTCCGCTGCTACTTCCTCAACCAAGAAGTCGATGCGACAGCCGAGCCGATCTTTCCCCGCGATCTGTGGGACGCTTGCGCCGGCCAGGTCGATCGGTCGGAGCTTTACGGCAAACGGTGCTGGGGCGGGCTGGATATGTCGTCGGCCGGCGACATGTCGGCGTTTGTCCTGTTCTTCCCCGACACCGGCGCCGTCATTGCCCGCTATTGGCTCCCCGGAGACGGCCTGGCCGACCGTGTCATGCGGGATAGGGCACCCTACGACGTATGGCGCGACAATGGCGTCCTTGACGCTCCGCCGGGCCGTGCGGTGGATAAGCGATCCATAGCCATGGCGATGGCCGAAGCCGCGGCCGAATTTGACATCGCCGGCATTGCGTATGACCGAGCCCGAATCAAAGACCTGATGAAGCTGCTCGACGACGAGGGCATCGACTTGCCCCTCGTCGATTTCGGCCAGGGGTTCATATCCATGGCCCCGGCGATCGACGCCCTCGAGGAGTGGGTTCTCAAGTGCAAATTGCGCCACGGCAATAATGCCATCCTTCGGTGGAATGTCGCGAATGCGAAAGTCGAGATCGATCCGGCCGGAAACCGGAAGATCACCAAGCGGAAATCGCTCGGTCGCGTCGATGGCCTTGTATCGCTGGCAATGGCAATTGGCTTGTTCACTCGAGAGCCGCCACCGCCGACATATGCCTTCACGGGAATGGTACTGAACGTCTCGTAA
- a CDS encoding HK97 family phage prohead protease, with translation MSGANIERRALVMEIRAAGRRLEGYAATFGTEARIADFTEVIQPGAFHGSLSPTRDVLALVDHDPSKVLARTRSGTLRLSEDPRGLSFSLDLPDTQAGRDVLALAERGDLGGMSFGFTVPQDGERWQGNRRELRSVLLHEISVVSAWPAYSGTSVQARFATPRLAHAIRFLETCR, from the coding sequence ATGAGTGGGGCCAACATTGAGCGGCGCGCGCTCGTCATGGAGATACGCGCCGCCGGCCGCCGCCTGGAAGGTTACGCAGCCACGTTTGGGACCGAGGCCAGGATCGCCGACTTTACGGAGGTGATCCAGCCGGGGGCCTTTCATGGCTCGCTCTCCCCCACCCGCGACGTGCTGGCGCTGGTCGATCACGACCCGAGCAAGGTGTTGGCCCGCACTCGTTCCGGCACGCTCCGCTTGTCGGAAGACCCGCGGGGCCTGTCGTTCTCTCTGGACCTCCCCGACACCCAGGCCGGCCGCGATGTGCTGGCCCTGGCCGAGCGGGGCGACCTGGGCGGGATGTCCTTTGGCTTCACGGTCCCCCAGGACGGGGAGCGGTGGCAAGGGAACCGGCGCGAACTGCGCAGCGTGCTATTGCACGAAATCAGCGTTGTGTCGGCCTGGCCGGCGTACAGCGGCACCAGCGTGCAAGCCCGTTTCGCCACTCCCAGACTGGCCCATGCAATCCGCTTTTTGGAGACATGCCGATGA
- a CDS encoding ferredoxin family 2Fe-2S iron-sulfur cluster binding protein yields the protein MPKMTFIAPDGTRNEVDAAEGLSVLEVAHRNKIELEGACEGSLACSTCHVIVAKEWYDKLSPATEDEEDMLDLAFGLTATSRLGCQIIMSKDLDGLTVTLPAATRNMQVDKK from the coding sequence ATGCCCAAGATGACGTTCATCGCCCCCGACGGGACCCGCAACGAAGTCGACGCCGCCGAGGGGCTGTCGGTGCTGGAAGTGGCCCATCGCAACAAGATCGAGCTGGAAGGCGCCTGCGAGGGGTCGCTGGCCTGTTCCACCTGCCACGTCATCGTCGCCAAGGAATGGTACGACAAGCTGTCGCCCGCCACCGAGGACGAGGAGGACATGCTGGACCTGGCCTTCGGCCTTACCGCCACCTCGCGGCTGGGCTGCCAGATCATCATGAGCAAGGATTTGGACGGCCTGACCGTCACCCTGCCGGCCGCCACCCGCAACATGCAGGTGGACAAGAAGTAG
- the iscX gene encoding Fe-S cluster assembly protein IscX, with protein sequence MAMKWTDTLDIAIALEEAHPDADNVNLRFTDLHKWVCELPGFADDPAKSNEKILEAIQMAWIDERD encoded by the coding sequence ATGGCGATGAAGTGGACCGATACCCTCGACATCGCCATCGCCCTGGAAGAAGCGCATCCCGACGCCGATAACGTCAATCTGCGCTTTACCGACCTGCACAAATGGGTCTGCGAGTTGCCGGGCTTCGCCGACGACCCCGCCAAGTCCAACGAAAAGATCCTCGAGGCCATCCAGATGGCCTGGATCGACGAGCGGGATTAG
- a CDS encoding phage portal protein codes for MIGRLISRLRGSQETRSRYSGDAYSHFSGHVSASGQRVDGRAAENLSTVLACVSAISTAIASLPAYVYLKIDGGRQEDTGHPLARLIANGVNPCQSWADWVEWTMASALLRGNALSEVIVDASGAVVELRPIPWDWVSVVLLPTGRLAYDVVEVAGMYGATGRVRRLLSSEVLHLKDRSDDGKLGRSRISRAAETVGGALAVQDFSGSLYRNGLSPSGAFRFPGRLVQEQMDNIRESLDRLFRGPHLAGKAMILENGAEWQPISVSPEDAELLSSRRFSTEELARLYQVPPPIVGIWDHSSFTNSETAGRWFAQFTLTPWIRKFEAEFARSVLSSAGRESHMIEMDLSGFLRGDPAQRWQGYDVALRNKVLTPNEVRQAEGYNVRAGGDTWDAGAQTIA; via the coding sequence ATGATCGGGCGCCTTATCTCCCGCCTCCGCGGATCGCAAGAAACCCGGTCCCGGTATTCCGGCGATGCCTATTCCCATTTCTCTGGCCACGTCAGCGCGTCCGGGCAACGTGTTGACGGTCGGGCGGCCGAGAACCTATCAACGGTTCTCGCCTGCGTTTCGGCGATCAGCACCGCTATCGCCAGCCTGCCAGCATACGTCTATCTCAAGATCGACGGCGGGCGCCAAGAGGACACGGGTCACCCCCTGGCCCGTCTTATCGCCAACGGGGTAAATCCCTGCCAGTCCTGGGCCGATTGGGTCGAATGGACGATGGCCTCGGCCTTGCTGCGCGGAAACGCGCTGTCCGAGGTGATCGTCGACGCATCCGGCGCCGTGGTCGAGCTTCGGCCGATCCCCTGGGATTGGGTGTCCGTCGTGCTGCTGCCCACCGGCCGCCTGGCCTATGACGTGGTCGAAGTGGCTGGGATGTATGGTGCCACTGGCCGCGTCCGCCGGCTGCTGTCGTCCGAGGTGCTGCACCTCAAGGACCGCAGCGACGACGGCAAGCTGGGCCGCTCGCGCATCTCTCGAGCCGCCGAAACCGTCGGCGGTGCCCTTGCCGTTCAAGACTTTTCCGGCAGCTTGTACCGGAATGGATTGAGCCCGAGCGGCGCTTTCCGCTTCCCTGGGCGGCTGGTGCAAGAGCAGATGGACAACATCCGCGAATCGCTCGACCGGCTGTTCCGCGGGCCGCACCTGGCCGGTAAGGCCATGATCCTCGAGAACGGCGCCGAGTGGCAGCCGATCAGCGTGAGCCCCGAGGATGCCGAGTTGCTTTCGTCCCGGCGGTTCTCAACCGAGGAGCTTGCCCGGCTCTATCAGGTTCCGCCCCCCATTGTCGGCATCTGGGACCATTCGAGCTTCACCAATTCGGAAACGGCCGGCCGGTGGTTCGCGCAATTCACGCTTACCCCCTGGATACGGAAATTCGAGGCCGAGTTTGCCCGATCGGTGTTGAGCTCGGCCGGGCGCGAAAGCCACATGATCGAGATGGACCTTTCCGGCTTCCTCCGCGGTGATCCGGCCCAGCGGTGGCAGGGCTATGACGTGGCCCTCCGCAACAAGGTGCTGACCCCGAACGAGGTTCGCCAGGCCGAAGGCTACAACGTCCGCGCCGGTGGCGACACCTGGGACGCGGGCGCCCAGACCATTGCATAG
- the hscA gene encoding Fe-S protein assembly chaperone HscA, with amino-acid sequence MLLQLHEPGESPAPHESERGLAVGIDLGTTNSVVALARDGETEVLRDAEGKGLIPSVVYYADDGEITVGSDARRMILESPDHVVSSVKRLMGRGAEDLKTLAGTLPYTLDVAAEGGMVRLKVAGRTLTPVEVSADILKAVKARAEEAQGKSVDRAVVTVPAYFDDAARTATKDAARLAGLEVLRLVNEPTAAALAYGLDNAAEGLYAVYDLGGGTFDISILRMEKGVFQVKSTGGDAALGGDDIDHAIAERFLAERAKEHGAETITAGEAKQALAAARVAKECLSGRANGDWMIEVDGKPSKHAMTRDELEALALPWVEKTMTICRGVIADAGIEVADVQGVVLVGGSTRMPLVRRKVSELFGREPLSDINPDEVVAVGAALQAEALTIGSDTLLLDVTPLSLGIETMGGIVEKVIPRNTPIPVAMAQEFTTYQDGQTAMAIHVLQGEREMVDQNRSLARFVLRGIPNMAAGAARIRVTFTVDADGLLTVTASEATTGIEQQVAVKPSYGLTEDEMANMLRDSLVNAKDDMASRLFAETAVEARRSVLAVQAALKVDADLLSDDERKGIDAAIAAVDAAIAGGDRDAVTAASEGLEAATKTFAERRMDRGIRAALAGMAVEKLDDALSGE; translated from the coding sequence ATGCTGTTGCAGCTTCACGAACCCGGCGAGAGCCCGGCCCCCCACGAATCCGAGCGCGGCCTGGCGGTCGGCATTGACCTGGGCACCACCAATTCGGTGGTGGCGCTGGCCCGCGACGGCGAGACCGAGGTTCTGCGCGATGCCGAGGGCAAGGGCCTGATCCCGTCGGTGGTGTATTACGCCGATGACGGCGAGATCACCGTGGGCTCGGATGCCCGGCGCATGATCCTGGAATCTCCCGACCACGTGGTCAGCTCGGTCAAGCGCCTGATGGGCCGCGGCGCCGAGGATCTGAAGACCCTGGCCGGCACGCTGCCCTACACGCTCGACGTGGCCGCCGAGGGCGGCATGGTGCGCCTCAAGGTGGCGGGGCGCACGCTGACACCGGTGGAGGTCTCCGCCGACATCCTGAAGGCCGTCAAAGCCCGCGCCGAGGAGGCCCAGGGCAAGAGCGTCGATCGCGCCGTGGTCACCGTTCCCGCCTATTTCGACGACGCGGCGCGCACGGCCACCAAGGATGCCGCCCGTCTGGCCGGCCTGGAAGTGCTGCGCCTGGTCAACGAGCCCACGGCGGCCGCCCTGGCCTATGGCCTGGACAACGCCGCCGAAGGGCTTTACGCCGTCTACGATTTGGGCGGCGGCACCTTCGACATCTCCATCCTGCGCATGGAAAAGGGCGTATTCCAGGTGAAGTCCACCGGTGGCGACGCCGCGCTGGGCGGTGACGACATCGATCACGCCATCGCCGAGCGCTTCCTGGCCGAGCGCGCCAAGGAGCATGGCGCCGAGACCATCACGGCGGGCGAGGCCAAGCAGGCCCTGGCCGCCGCCCGCGTCGCCAAGGAATGCCTGTCGGGCCGGGCCAACGGCGACTGGATGATCGAGGTGGACGGCAAGCCGTCCAAGCACGCCATGACCCGTGACGAGCTGGAGGCCCTGGCCCTTCCCTGGGTGGAAAAGACCATGACCATCTGCCGGGGCGTCATCGCCGACGCCGGCATCGAGGTCGCCGACGTCCAGGGCGTGGTGCTGGTGGGCGGCTCGACCCGCATGCCGCTGGTGCGCCGCAAGGTGAGCGAGCTGTTCGGCCGCGAGCCGCTCTCCGACATCAATCCGGACGAGGTGGTGGCGGTCGGCGCCGCCCTGCAGGCCGAGGCGCTGACCATCGGCTCGGACACCCTGCTGCTGGACGTGACGCCGCTGTCGCTCGGCATCGAGACCATGGGCGGCATCGTAGAAAAGGTCATTCCGCGCAACACCCCCATCCCGGTGGCCATGGCCCAGGAATTCACCACCTATCAGGACGGCCAGACCGCCATGGCCATCCACGTGCTCCAGGGCGAGCGCGAGATGGTGGACCAGAACCGTTCGCTGGCCCGCTTCGTGCTGCGCGGCATTCCCAACATGGCCGCCGGTGCGGCCCGCATCCGCGTCACCTTCACGGTGGACGCCGACGGCCTGTTGACCGTCACCGCCTCGGAAGCCACCACCGGAATCGAGCAGCAGGTGGCGGTCAAGCCGTCCTACGGTCTGACCGAGGACGAAATGGCCAACATGCTGCGCGATTCCCTGGTCAACGCCAAGGATGACATGGCGTCGCGCCTGTTCGCCGAGACGGCGGTGGAGGCGCGGCGTTCGGTGCTGGCGGTGCAGGCGGCGCTGAAAGTTGACGCCGACCTCTTGTCTGATGACGAGCGAAAGGGTATCGATGCCGCTATTGCCGCCGTCGATGCCGCCATCGCCGGTGGCGACCGCGACGCCGTGACGGCCGCGTCCGAGGGCCTGGAGGCCGCCACCAAGACCTTCGCCGAACGGCGGATGGACCGTGGCATCCGGGCCGCCCTGGCCGGCATGGCGGTGGAAAAGCTCGACGACGCCCTTAGCGGCGAATAG